cttctttttaattaaagtaagtaAAGAAGTGTTTTCCCCAAAAAcaattgacattttttttataaaataagggggcaaaagagcaaacgggtcaactgagggaaagcaactaccgtcgcccatggacactcgcaacattagaagagttgcaggtgcgtttccagcctacattaaaaattaaagaaaccTTCGAATATGAAAAAGTTTCACCCAAGGACCAATTGATTAATCTGCATTGGTTAAACTTAGTTTATCTAGAGTTTATTGTAAAATTAGGACAGTAAGTAGTTGAAATTTACCTAATAAGATGTGCTTGCAATGTTTTCTTCGTCTTATAAATCTTCTTGCACAAGTCACACTGCGCGGGTGAGATGCTGCGATGAGCGTAGTCCATGTGCTTCCTTAGAGACCCTTGCtgtctaaaaattataatacactATCAATATCAATAAATGAATCAAtgtaaaagatattttatttagggCTAACATTTAAAGGCCAGtactaagaaaaatattttggaaaTTCTAATCCCTAAGACCGGTGAATTCGTAGCTGTGGAACGGTagaaataaaaaaccggccaagtgcgagttggactcgcccatgaagggttccacagCAAAAGAtttataagagtaaaggaatagagagtccTCTTGTGTaagtactgcgcacacacttgggcactataaaaattactcctgcgtagctggcctggtttcaatgaaactggccaccgtcaccgaaaccggtgtgggagctattattattattataaaaaaactcaCTTAAAAGTCTTCCGGCAATGGTCACAAGTGAACTGTTCTCGCGGTATACCTGCGTGGTTCGCGGTGTAGTGGTCCCTGATAGTCCTGAACGTGCTCCGAGTGAGGTCACATACGGGACACTTGTACCTACTGAAATATACATTTTGATTCAGTTACATGAGTAGTGTTAAGGTtgggccaaacctacgcgaagcggagcgtcaagttgtttttgtatacaaaacacacatttgacaacttgacgctccgcttcgcagaagCCTGTTCGCGTacgtttggcctaagctttagtATATAGGGTAAGAACGAGTAAgaggggtattacattatcatttatatttctatgaccgtattggatccaatctctcagcaaatgtcaaaaatctttgatcaaggaagaaatgaatcatatatctttattacattatccaatatcattgactcaatgatctcggatccaatatatatgataatctaatatccccctaagtctatagtctgtcaaaaaagtgaagaaattaaaaagtgacaatatCTTAattcatagtgtcatccctttcaactCAATCtagaaaaagggatgacactacgatgttgccactttaacAGTAAGTTTTACATTAGCGTATTGCCCTTCAAAAAAAGAACTTGCTTATTTAGAGTATTTTTCGACACTCGACAGGCAATATGGTGCGCATTAAGACATTAACACaacaaaatattgtgttgtgttaatgccgtagcacctccatcgtggatatcgcagacacaacagattttcaattgttatgcggcagccagctgccgcttggggattgatgggttaaattccTAAGTACAGATAATTCATGTTTCtacataaacattattttaccaGCTTATATATACTTACACGATATGGCTTTGTTTATGTGACATTAATTTTTGAAGGGACTCAAATCGTTGCTTGCAGATATCGCACTTGTATTCGCCGCTTAtctgaaaaattaatattatgtactttgaaaTTATAATCAGTGTCAGTCTTTTACTCATAAAATTTTCGCTACTTGTAGAGTTGCACATGAATAGATTGGCACTCTAGTTCCTACAATATGTAAAGAttaaaatagcaattttttCGTACGCGAGAAAGAAATGTGTagtgttagggtcaatttatactagcgcagagttgaagcgaattattaaaactgaatataacaaattcaaccttaactccaaagcgttaacgcactttattacttctaagaaactaaaaaggcgcgcgcatccgcgcgaattcgcgtcgatgcgcccGACCATCGCTGACTGGcttcgcagaagtaatgtataggtacgttacgctctggagttaaggttgaattttctgtgttcagtttttgggaattcacTTCGCTACGCTTCGActttgcgctagtataaattggcCCTTAGGCGGCATTGAGCTAAGTTGTATTGAGAGGAATGTTTTACGATGACTTTGTTCGGTGAGACCTCTCTCCAAGCAAAGTCATCCAAAAACATTCCTCTCAAGTCCTAACACAACTTAGCTAACGAGGAGATTTGATTGGTTTACAAAACCACATTCCATACAATGCATCTCATCAATGCATCTTAACTCAGCTATGGTGGAGTTAAGAGGTAggtattttcaaaatttccaTATTTATTGACCCTAACCTTATCATGTTGGGTCATATGTTTTTCATAGCCATCCCTGTATAGAAACCATTTGACACAGTCCATGCATTTGTATGTTGCAGTTTTGAACTGTTCATCGTCTGCCATAGTTCTTAGCTCCTCTAAACATTGTGCCTTTGTCAATTTCAATCTAATGTATTCTATGGAATCTGTAAAATAACGAAAAAGATAATTGTTTGTGATTATACCTATTTCCTCGCAAGATACATAAAAATTTTATGTTGCAATGtttatcaaattaaataaaagaaaaggaAAAAACAGCATCTTTTGagtaccacataatattatatgaataatataataaacaccTTTTACACATTTGACGATATGGTTGTCCTCTTTTAATTTAACATCCTCCTTgtgaactttaatttttttcttgaacTTTTTTGAGTTTTTTCTTCGCGTTTTCGTAAATTGTATCAATGGTACATCTAAATAATCTTCTTCAATGTTGTTGTCTAAATCTGAAAAGAGGCATAAAAGCAACTTACACCATAATATAGCTATTAGGAGTCAATTAGCTTCCTTTCATTACAAGGGTCTGATTTGATTTTTGCTTTCTGACTATGAATAAGTTAGCTATATTTTTGTCACTTATCTTGCATCAAAGAAATAATTGTTTAAAGTACTTAATTCATATTCAAGTAGAAAACAATTGTATTAACTTACCACTATTTTGCATGAAGTCTGCATCTAAATAGTCTAAAATCTCATCTTTTACCTCATGTTTCACAGAATCTTTAGCAGTTCCTGTACTATAGACAAAAATTGAGTCATCTTCCGTTGAATCATCAGGATTTATTTCTAGAATATTGTGCCATTGGGACAAAGTTATGAATGGTTGTGTATGTAATTTTGCTGCTTGTATTACTGAATCTGTAAtctaaattttaaacaattacaTTTTAGTGCAGGTACGAgagtatatcataatatttatattctatTGTTATTGTCACTTCATCAAGAAGATTTTCTCCAGATTGCAATTGAATACTATAGGGGCAATAGATACAGGCTAAAGTACTTTGTTGTATGTcccgaaaatataaaattgaacatctaaaatataataaacttatatcACAAAGGTACTTGTTTTTGATGTTGTATGTAAACTTACAAGGAAAATGAAAGAactttgaaataattaattattacaaccaattaaaactttaaataactTACTTCTTCGTGATTTTGTAAGTACTTCTGATTGTTGTAAACATTTTCTATAAGTGCCTCtgcattgtataatattttagaacaaAGGTAACAAACATTTAAGATCTCCGTCtaaaaagaataatatatttagttattCTGTTTTAATAACAGGATGGATacttattatgtaaaaaaaagtgCGAACGTTTTTTATTTGGGCTGAAAAAGACTGGAAAATATGCCTACCTGAAATAACGATTTCAATGTCGCATTTCTTAATTCGTAGCATTTTAAAGACGTATTTTCATCTGCATTCAAACAATTTATGCAAAAGTTATTACTTTTTGTGTTATTGTTAT
This DNA window, taken from Aricia agestis chromosome 19, ilAriAges1.1, whole genome shotgun sequence, encodes the following:
- the LOC121736520 gene encoding zinc finger protein 91-like isoform X2, which produces MDNNNTKSNNFCINCLNADENTSLKCYELRNATLKSLFQITDSVIQAAKLHTQPFITLSQWHNILEINPDDSTEDDSIFVYSTGTAKDSVKHEVKDEILDYLDADFMQNSDLDNNIEEDYLDVPLIQFTKTRRKNSKKFKKKIKVHKEDVKLKEDNHIVKCVKDSIEYIRLKLTKAQCLEELRTMADDEQFKTATYKCMDCVKWFLYRDGYEKHMTQHDKISGEYKCDICKQRFESLQKLMSHKQSHIVRYKCPVCDLTRSTFRTIRDHYTANHAGIPREQFTCDHCRKTFKQQGSLRKHMDYAHRSISPAQCDLCKKIYKTKKTLQAHLIRKHRSELSAGEAPSRTFECPECGKAFVAPSLLRLHMTAHSNTRDYYCVECDKSFKSEIGLKQHYKIAATHANTAELSFGCDLCDRKFRCRRDLERHKNREHLQRRPFQCDKCEKSYLSLWSMSEHKRRAHEGYKRPFDHHCPMCDRVFDRSTTMRMHIRTHTGERPYKCPRCPAEFGQAGVRSTHIKLVHLKLTRDGRPKTSVTVK
- the LOC121736520 gene encoding zinc finger protein 25-like isoform X1; this translates as MDNNNTKSNNFCINCLNADENTSLKCYELRNATLKSLFQTEILNVCYLCSKILYNAEALIENVYNNQKYLQNHEEITDSVIQAAKLHTQPFITLSQWHNILEINPDDSTEDDSIFVYSTGTAKDSVKHEVKDEILDYLDADFMQNSDLDNNIEEDYLDVPLIQFTKTRRKNSKKFKKKIKVHKEDVKLKEDNHIVKCVKDSIEYIRLKLTKAQCLEELRTMADDEQFKTATYKCMDCVKWFLYRDGYEKHMTQHDKISGEYKCDICKQRFESLQKLMSHKQSHIVRYKCPVCDLTRSTFRTIRDHYTANHAGIPREQFTCDHCRKTFKQQGSLRKHMDYAHRSISPAQCDLCKKIYKTKKTLQAHLIRKHRSELSAGEAPSRTFECPECGKAFVAPSLLRLHMTAHSNTRDYYCVECDKSFKSEIGLKQHYKIAATHANTAELSFGCDLCDRKFRCRRDLERHKNREHLQRRPFQCDKCEKSYLSLWSMSEHKRRAHEGYKRPFDHHCPMCDRVFDRSTTMRMHIRTHTGERPYKCPRCPAEFGQAGVRSTHIKLVHLKLTRDGRPKTSVTVK